In Oharaeibacter diazotrophicus, the genomic window TGCACACCGCTGTCGTCGGCGGTGTCGGTGTCGTCGGCGCCGGCATCGTGCTCGATGCGGGAGCCCGAGTTGGCGAGCCCGGCGCGGTCGCCGCCGTCCGCCGGCTTCGCCCGTGCCGCCGCGCGGGCAGCTTCGACGACGGAACGGTTGGCCTTGGCGTCGGCGTCGTCGGGGTCGCGCAAGAGGGCGAGGTCGTAGGCGCGGACGGCGCCGTCGAGGTCGCCGAGGGCGGCGAGGGCGTTGCCGAGGTTGTAGGCGGCCTCGACGCTGCCGCTCTGCCGCAGCGCAGCCGCCGCCTCGTCCGGCCGGCCGGCGCGGAGCAGCGCGACGCCGCGCCAAGCCGGATCGTCGAACACCGCGGCGGCCGCGCCGGGCAGGCCGGCGACGAGGAGCAGCCGGCCGGTGTGGAAGCTGCCGGCGGCGGCGAGCGCGGCGGCGCCGATGGCCGCGGCGGCGAGGAGGGCGGCGACCGTCCTCACGCCCGCCTCCGGAATGCCGCGACGAGCAGCAGCAGGCCGGCGAGCACCAGCAGCGGTCGGCCGAGGTCGAACCAGCCGAGCGGCACGAAGTCGCTCGCCGCGAGCCGCGACGCCGCCGCCGCGCCGACGACGGCGGCGACCGGTGCGGGATCGGCGGCGTCGGCGGTCG contains:
- a CDS encoding tetratricopeptide repeat protein; translated protein: MRTVAALLAAAAIGAAALAAAGSFHTGRLLLVAGLPGAAAAVFDDPAWRGVALLRAGRPDEAAAALRQSGSVEAAYNLGNALAALGDLDGAVRAYDLALLRDPDDADAKANRSVVEAARAAARAKPADGGDRAGLANSGSRIEHDAGADDTDTADDSGVQSALGDGMVGNREAGSTTSAEGSSKVGRKGAARDDDSAGGAGSTKGSATDAAGRAGRGGGATDVAESEAPPPGRKAAEPGVDETRQATLQWLAAIPDDPGRFLKLRIAIEHERRLREGTAARTGGEEW